The Saprospiraceae bacterium genome includes the window CTATTGCCTACAACGTCTCGCCTAGCCGCAGGCTGACCGTTTAGGGAAGCTTGGCGGCTAGGCTTTGTTAGGTGCTGCCACATTTTTCAATCACTTCTTCCAATTATCCATTTTCAAACCTTTTATATCTCGGTAATGCTTTTCATTGTTTGTTATCAACTCTAGATCTCTTTCTAATGCTATTCCCGCTATCAATAGGTCTAAACTTCCCACTTCTTTTCCTGTTCTTCTTAAGTCTCCATATATTCTGGCTGAATGGCTAATTGATAATTCACTCAGGTTAATTACTTCACAATTTTTATCCACAAATTCTGAAAACTCAGCTAATTGTTTACTCGCTTGTTTGTATTCCAAGCCTCTAATTATTTCAAAATGGCTTATTATAGATATGTTTATGTAGTGATATTCTCTATAATATTCAATGAATTTTCTGGCAACTGATTCATCCCCTTTTAAAAAGTAGGATAATATATCTGTATCAATGAGCGATTCTTTCATCTATTCAATATTCTCTAGTCGGTTCTAATCTGTTTTCATGCAAATTTATCGTTAAATCATCAATTAACTCATCATCTATATTTTCCCATATGCCAAAATAATTCAATAGTGTGGAATCTTCCTCTTGATCTGATTCAAACTGTTTGATGAATTCCAGTATATCACTTAATTTTTCTCCTGAAATTTTATCAACCCTCGTTTTTATTTCTTCTCTTATTTTAACTGTGTTTACCATTTTCAATGATTTAATTTTCTATCATTTATCAAGTTCCTCGAATTATACCCATTTCAAAGATCGGCATAATTAACTTCTTTTACAAGGGCTAGTTTCAAAACAAATTTTGATCTTAGCTACTTAATCATTAATTGGTGGCACCTAACGGTCCGCGGAGGCGCTGTGCTGCCGTTTCTATTTTCCAATTTATGTCTTTCTCTTTACCTAATCAACTTTCTCTCATAATTTAATCTCTTTTACTAACGGCAGCATAGACGACCTCCGCTTTGTTGCACGCTGGCTTCGCCTTTTTCTTTTCTGTCCACCACTCTACTTGACTGGTGTGTTTTCTCCGATCCTCCGATTTTGGATATCTCAGTTAAGAATTTAATAAACTGATAATCAAAATAATAAGTTCTAAAATTTCAAATCTCGAAATAAGTGCTTATAATTCTCAATCGTAAATCTTCCACCAGGTTCCCATGAATTTCAAAGGTTAAACCGATATACAAATTCTCTCTCCAATCTATTAAGGTTTCAAGGAGAAGTTCTCTAGAATCCACAATCAATCTCCTCCAAAATATTCAAAACTCTCCATGATTTTTCAGGCTCAATTTATTCAGATTCCTTTCCAGAATTTCTGATTCAATCCCTGATTTCTGCCCATTCAGGTTTCCTTGATTCCATTGCTGACACACTTCCTTTTCCTTATTTTTTTGATTAATCCAATGCAGCCTGCCTTCCAAATTTACTCTCTTTTCGAAAATTCAAACCTCTTTCTCCAAAGTTAAGCTGATACAAATACTTCTTATTTTCCGCTAGCGTGCAACGTCCCGCATACCTGACGTAGCCAGCTTTTGCTGGCTATGGGGTCGGGTAGGTAGGGGCATTACTGCCCTTTCCCCCCTAAGAACCGTGCATGCGAGTTTTCCCGCACACGGCTCAAGCACTCCTAACGCCTTTGTCAGCGCACCGAATTGTGCAAGCAATTCGATTTTACGATAATATTACACCATGTACTTACGAATATCCTGAATTTCATTCAGTCGATGAAAGTTCAGAAGTTTGGCATCGATCAAGGTGCACTGCTTTGATAAATCGTTTAACTGAAATCTATCGCCACATCCTTTGCTTTCCTCAACAATGTACGTCCTTGTAATTTCTCGTAATAGAGCACCTGCATAGGAAGTCTGCACAGCTTTCGCTGGGAGTAATGTTGACCCTTTTCGTTCTTACACCAAAAAAAATCTCAACTCCTATCCCTGTCATTACAACAGGACATTCGCTTTTTCCAGCATCCTTTACCTGCACCTCCTTCGTCGGGGATTACTCCCTTCCTACCACTCTTTTGTGGACAGATACAGGCTTACCGAGTTCCGCTTTTAATACTGAATGGGTTAGCGTCCACCTTTACCTCGGGGGAATAATAGATTGCGCATAGTGAGTATCCGAACTCTATGACCATACCCCTTGTCGTTTTTGACTACGGCGGTTTTAGCTTGCTATACCAAAGCATTCTAAGGTTAGTCTTTTCCGCCGCTCCAAATCTTGTCCCGATTCATCGGGAGTAACGAGGCTTACAGTGATTCACATTTATTACGCATACCATTCCTTCCGCTTCCTCTCACCGCAAAAGACTAGCAGTTTTCGCTTTGACCTCTCGGTCGCTGCTTATCTTGATTACCAAGGAGAGCTTTGATGTCCTCAGGGCTTAGCACCTCGCCATTACTAGCGACGCACCCCCGAGTAGGAAACTGATAGCAATATATCAGGTTAGATCCAATTTGATCGACTTTTGTAAGTTCAGCTTTTCATTGGTCTAACAGTATTTAAAAGCGACTTTGCTCGTCGCA containing:
- a CDS encoding type II toxin-antitoxin system VapC family toxin, with protein sequence MKESLIDTDILSYFLKGDESVARKFIEYYREYHYINISIISHFEIIRGLEYKQASKQLAEFSEFVDKNCEVINLSELSISHSARIYGDLRRTGKEVGSLDLLIAGIALERDLELITNNEKHYRDIKGLKMDNWKK